From Woronichinia naegeliana WA131, the proteins below share one genomic window:
- a CDS encoding tetratricopeptide repeat protein produces MQKFFKRIWRWFQQVLGKFLGGSKLTAAYGGNKLATSSEIVPLTDTDYEFLFSQLLEGIAHGWHEGRILKFFEQLGDRGKTKLWVNWLDRFGEKVLASPSPNLILAARMMRLGELAQSFPKIEPIGHQSHLIARQLYARQAPQGEEIWEYGGPDLEIAGNFAPELPPNGQQETYTLEELATQLETDPELTAHLANELGLDNPSPQKIMEALMAQFNIAQDELANQHLPEDADGWLSRGLQQANLGDLEGAIASWDQAVALDPQLSQAWHNRGSALGNLGRLEEALASFGQAVTLNPQDYQALFNLGSVLEVLGQNEEAIASYQKALEIEPTFELAITRLNHLQSSPG; encoded by the coding sequence ATGCAGAAATTCTTTAAACGCATTTGGCGATGGTTCCAGCAAGTTTTAGGTAAATTCTTGGGAGGCTCCAAGTTGACGGCTGCCTATGGCGGTAACAAATTAGCTACGTCTTCAGAAATCGTTCCTTTAACCGATACGGATTATGAATTTCTTTTTAGTCAGTTATTGGAAGGCATCGCTCACGGTTGGCATGAGGGGCGAATTTTAAAGTTCTTTGAACAATTGGGCGATCGCGGTAAGACCAAGCTCTGGGTCAACTGGTTAGATCGATTTGGTGAAAAGGTTTTAGCCTCTCCCTCTCCTAACTTGATTTTGGCGGCTCGCATGATGCGTTTAGGGGAATTGGCCCAGTCCTTTCCTAAAATTGAACCCATTGGTCATCAATCCCATTTGATTGCGCGACAACTTTATGCGAGACAGGCTCCTCAAGGGGAGGAAATTTGGGAATATGGCGGCCCCGATCTGGAGATTGCCGGTAATTTTGCCCCAGAACTACCGCCTAATGGCCAACAGGAAACCTATACCCTAGAAGAACTTGCCACCCAATTAGAAACTGATCCTGAATTAACCGCCCATTTAGCCAATGAGTTGGGTCTGGATAATCCGAGTCCCCAGAAAATTATGGAAGCTCTGATGGCCCAGTTTAATATTGCCCAGGACGAATTGGCGAATCAACACTTACCAGAAGATGCCGATGGCTGGTTATCTAGAGGGTTACAACAGGCTAATTTAGGGGATTTAGAAGGGGCGATCGCGAGTTGGGATCAGGCCGTGGCTTTAGATCCGCAGTTGTCCCAGGCTTGGCATAATCGAGGTAGTGCACTAGGAAATTTAGGGCGATTGGAAGAAGCCTTAGCCAGTTTCGGTCAGGCTGTCACCCTTAACCCCCAGGATTATCAGGCTCTATTTAACTTAGGTTCTGTTTTAGAAGTTTTAGGACAAAATGAAGAGGCGATCGCCAGCTATCAAAAGGCACTAGAAATCGAACCGACCTTTGAACTAGCAATCACCCGCTTAAACCATCTCCAATCCTCACCAGGCTAG
- a CDS encoding antibiotic biosynthesis monooxygenase, translating to MSADFIEHCLKHKYAYVAIGEFKPGRFAEAQRLYEKAVSTYSKGFQGSFLLQKPNSDEGIAVIIWENIEDMEANQTEIYQAILEQMNPLFAKPPITDFYEVCSEIDGFRVAEAVTP from the coding sequence ATGTCTGCTGACTTTATTGAGCATTGTCTAAAACATAAATACGCTTACGTGGCGATTGGGGAATTTAAACCCGGACGGTTTGCAGAAGCCCAACGCCTCTACGAAAAAGCCGTCTCTACCTATTCAAAGGGGTTTCAGGGATCTTTTTTGTTGCAAAAACCTAATTCCGATGAGGGGATTGCCGTCATTATTTGGGAAAATATCGAGGATATGGAAGCCAACCAAACTGAAATTTACCAAGCCATCCTGGAGCAAATGAATCCTCTGTTTGCCAAGCCTCCCATCACTGATTTTTATGAAGTTTGTAGTGAAATTGACGGTTTTAGGGTAGCAGAGGCCGTTACGCCCTAA
- a CDS encoding YccF domain-containing protein, which yields MSLLGNIIWLVFGGFLAGIGYILGGMLVCITIIGIPFGQQAIKLGVATMTPFGREIVPTPEAGSLINLILNLIWIVVIGWGIALTHLTSGLILAVTIIGIPFAIQHFKLIPLALFPFGRELR from the coding sequence ATGAGTTTACTGGGAAACATTATTTGGTTAGTGTTTGGCGGATTTTTGGCAGGAATTGGCTATATTCTGGGTGGTATGCTCGTTTGTATTACTATTATTGGTATTCCCTTTGGTCAACAAGCGATCAAGTTAGGAGTAGCAACCATGACCCCCTTTGGGCGAGAAATTGTACCAACACCAGAGGCAGGCAGTTTGATCAACCTGATTTTAAATCTGATTTGGATTGTGGTGATTGGCTGGGGAATTGCTCTGACCCATTTAACATCGGGCTTAATTCTGGCTGTCACCATTATTGGTATTCCTTTTGCCATCCAACACTTTAAGCTCATTCCCCTCGCTCTTTTTCCCTTTGGTCGAGAATTGCGCTAA